One genomic segment of Natranaeroarchaeum aerophilus includes these proteins:
- the tsaA gene encoding tRNA (N6-threonylcarbamoyladenosine(37)-N6)-methyltransferase TrmO — translation METVEYEPIGTIYTPFEDPDGMPIQPSGDEAARGTVVLDPQYADGLTDLDGFSHCILLYHFHAGEDGASMSVEPFLDETERGLFATRAPRRPNRIGLSVVSVESIDDNELTVGDVDVVDGTPLLDIKPLVSGFDIPSSTDDGWVAESHEDVEAKTADDRFL, via the coding sequence ATGGAAACTGTCGAGTACGAGCCTATCGGAACGATCTATACCCCCTTCGAAGACCCCGACGGAATGCCGATTCAGCCGTCGGGGGACGAAGCAGCGCGGGGGACAGTAGTCCTCGACCCCCAGTACGCCGACGGTCTAACTGATCTCGACGGGTTCTCACACTGTATCCTCCTGTATCACTTTCACGCCGGCGAGGACGGTGCCTCGATGAGTGTAGAGCCGTTCCTCGACGAAACGGAACGCGGACTCTTTGCAACTCGCGCTCCGCGTCGCCCTAACCGGATCGGGCTGTCAGTTGTTTCCGTGGAATCTATCGACGACAACGAGCTCACTGTCGGGGATGTCGACGTAGTGGACGGAACGCCGTTGCTCGATATCAAACCGCTCGTTTCGGGGTTCGATATTCCCTCGTCCACCGACGACGGGTGGGTTGCGGAGAGTCACGAGGACGTCGAGGCGAAAACAGCAGATGACCGGTTTCTGTGA
- a CDS encoding acyltransferase yields MTDRGSRHDRLSYHGTPGPLNSLRHWPDAKHPLRIMLNYVVIVLCRISPSLTLKSWLLRRLGVSVGEGVSWGLESTPDVFWPELIAVEDHAIIGYDATLLCHEFLQDEYRLGEVVVGERAMIGAGAVVLPGVKIGNGAQVAANSLVTEDVPPGETVAGVPAEPLSSRDESE; encoded by the coding sequence GTGACAGATAGAGGATCACGCCACGACCGACTCTCCTATCACGGGACGCCCGGCCCGCTGAACTCGCTCCGGCATTGGCCTGACGCAAAACACCCGCTACGGATCATGCTGAACTACGTCGTTATAGTCCTCTGCCGGATATCACCCAGCCTCACACTCAAGAGCTGGCTCCTCCGCCGCCTCGGCGTGAGCGTCGGCGAGGGCGTCTCATGGGGACTCGAATCGACGCCGGACGTCTTCTGGCCGGAGCTGATCGCCGTCGAAGATCACGCGATCATCGGTTACGACGCCACATTGCTCTGTCACGAGTTCCTGCAAGACGAGTACCGACTTGGTGAGGTGGTCGTTGGCGAGCGAGCGATGATCGGTGCGGGCGCAGTCGTCCTTCCGGGCGTCAAGATCGGTAACGGTGCACAGGTTGCGGCGAACTCGTTAGTCACTGAGGACGTCCCCCCGGGTGAGACAGTTGCCGGGGTTCCGGCCGAGCCACTGTCCTCGAGAGATGAGTCGGAATAG
- a CDS encoding DNA polymerase domain-containing protein: protein MTDDGQTGLAEFGSGEDDSSSSDGERDLAAEARAVAGDGDGSGIETIDPTRDGLDARYGEPTETIRLSVMQIDYTIAGRGQHERPIINVFGRDEDDDPHHVRVLGFQPYFYAPTDSLERPPEEEYDGLVDSDETGENGEPFESIRGEHLTKIYGRTPRDVGEVRDDFDHYEADILFPNRFLIDKDIQSGVEVPVRRDEEGALIVAHEEVEAAEMTATPRVNTFDLEVDDRHGFPEPDDAEQPIICLASHDSYDDEYILWLYDAPVGGVDAPEALAGYDPLTDEADYKVRSFDSEEAMLEAFLDYLEETDPDVTTGWNFEDFDAPYLVNRLENLGLASDRLSRVGEVWAGGWGGPDIKGRVVFDLLYAYKRTQFTELESYRLDAVGEQELGVGKERYTGDIGDLWEQDPEQLLEYNLRDVELCVELDRKQNIVEFWDEVRTFVGCKLEDAPTPGDAVDMYVLHKVHGNFALPSKGKHEGEDYEGGAVFDPITGVKENVTVLDLKCFSGDTDVLTPQGPRNITELDVDDEVYTLNPDTFECEIKPVVETHAYENRFGELNHLSGNTHDLKVTGNHRFLVSDERGWDEQTPEDFEWQEYDDIPEYERFAFPQHRRIEGDRPETFDLVDHVDGGNVVVYSDDDLRAFRSRVPDDVTESLELVHGSSAAMGVQKSIGKYLVPIETYRAHRTVIEQHADDTFLKYAPQHRETPCSFEMDDWLSLLGWYVTEGSADRAAGRVTIHQSDPDGREAIRSLLDRMGINYNTDDRGINISNQYLLNWLEDNCGDGYATKQLPAWVFDLDGELLEGLLETMIRGDGSRTESGLGKFWTKSDRLKDAAVDLAVRCGHKPTASKQDDGTWYVSVGKRGSFKKETNATVEDHDGDVYCITAKDNHAVLAGRNGNFQWVGQSLYPMCMVTTNASPETKVDPDEYGDETYRAPNGTHFRKEPDGIIREMVDELLTERENKKELRNEHDPDSEAYARYDQQQGAVKVIMNCFTPDTDVLTPRGVENIRDLDIGDEVYSIDPDTLEMERKPVVETHEYPEYRGELVDIETSKIDLSVTPNHRTLVRKNDRNGITEDDWGFVEAGDLYECCNYEMPYDWDFDHESCLNDMIDLEELVRRHTNTPLTATDGGTKLAAKYGSPNVTRRISTDSFLELMAWYIAEGNVYEADTANYRIKIAQEDSKNLEHIESLIDSVADYHYVNNGRSVSFSSRVLADLLRELCGSGSKKKRIPEMVFKASKERKEEFLDVLIEGDGDRQKNSWRYSTTSKQLRDDVLRLCTHLGLTASYSRDSDTWRIYCTENGKNSFRMHRSGSRSTAENGVYCVTVADNNTLLAGRNGTFQNVGNSLYGVLGWDRFRLYDKEMGAAVTATGREVIEHTEDAANEAGHEVAYGDTDSVMLEIGHVQPDDVEADVVVTDSMRESHPEMSEEELESLAATIEKGYELEEQINGSYDEFALDQLNAEHHRFQIEFEKLYRRFFQAGKKKRYAGHIVWKEGKDVDDIDITGFEYQRSDIAQITKEVQLEVITRIVRGEDIEDVKTYVHDIIQEVQAGEVSLDEIGIPGGIGKKLDNYDTDTAQVRGAKYANELLGTNFSSGSKPKRVYLKKVHPDYFERMEREEGFDPQTDLLYGEFKRDPDVICFEYDDQIPEEFEIDYDKMLDKTLKGPIERVLEALDISWSEVKSGQEQTGLGGFM, encoded by the coding sequence ATGACTGACGACGGGCAGACGGGACTTGCCGAGTTCGGTTCGGGGGAGGATGACTCGTCCTCCAGCGACGGCGAGCGGGATCTCGCCGCGGAAGCCCGGGCCGTAGCCGGCGACGGCGACGGAAGCGGGATCGAAACGATCGACCCGACGCGGGACGGTCTCGATGCTCGATACGGCGAACCGACCGAGACGATCCGGCTCTCCGTGATGCAGATCGACTACACGATCGCGGGGAGAGGACAACACGAGCGACCCATCATCAACGTGTTCGGCCGAGACGAGGACGACGACCCACATCACGTCAGAGTGCTCGGCTTCCAGCCGTACTTCTATGCCCCAACAGACTCCCTCGAACGCCCACCTGAAGAGGAGTACGACGGCCTGGTCGACTCCGACGAGACTGGCGAGAACGGCGAGCCCTTCGAGAGCATTCGCGGGGAGCACCTCACGAAGATCTACGGCCGGACGCCGCGGGACGTCGGTGAGGTTCGTGATGACTTCGACCATTACGAGGCCGACATCCTCTTTCCAAACCGGTTCCTGATCGACAAGGACATTCAAAGCGGCGTCGAGGTGCCCGTGCGCCGGGACGAGGAGGGCGCGCTGATCGTCGCCCACGAGGAAGTCGAGGCGGCCGAGATGACGGCAACGCCGCGCGTCAACACGTTCGACCTGGAGGTCGACGACCGACACGGCTTCCCCGAACCAGACGACGCCGAGCAGCCGATTATCTGTCTGGCGAGCCACGACTCCTACGACGACGAGTACATCCTCTGGCTGTACGACGCGCCGGTCGGCGGCGTCGACGCCCCGGAGGCGCTGGCAGGATACGACCCACTCACTGACGAGGCCGACTACAAGGTGCGGAGTTTCGACAGCGAGGAAGCGATGCTGGAGGCGTTTCTGGACTATCTCGAAGAAACTGACCCAGATGTTACGACCGGGTGGAACTTCGAAGATTTCGACGCGCCGTATCTGGTTAACCGACTCGAAAACCTCGGGCTCGCCTCCGACCGCCTCTCCCGCGTCGGCGAGGTCTGGGCGGGCGGCTGGGGCGGCCCGGACATCAAGGGCCGGGTCGTCTTCGACCTGCTCTATGCCTACAAGCGCACGCAGTTCACCGAACTCGAATCCTACCGGCTCGACGCCGTCGGCGAGCAGGAACTCGGGGTCGGCAAGGAACGATACACCGGCGACATCGGCGACCTCTGGGAGCAAGACCCCGAGCAGTTGCTGGAGTACAACCTCCGGGACGTCGAACTCTGTGTCGAACTGGATCGCAAACAGAACATCGTCGAGTTCTGGGACGAGGTGCGCACGTTCGTCGGCTGTAAACTCGAAGACGCGCCGACGCCCGGTGACGCGGTGGACATGTACGTGCTACACAAGGTCCATGGCAACTTCGCGCTCCCATCAAAAGGCAAACACGAGGGAGAAGATTACGAAGGTGGAGCCGTTTTCGACCCGATTACCGGCGTTAAAGAAAATGTCACAGTTCTGGACCTGAAGTGTTTCAGCGGCGATACCGATGTATTGACGCCGCAGGGCCCACGAAACATCACCGAGCTGGACGTCGACGACGAAGTGTACACGCTGAACCCGGACACGTTCGAGTGCGAGATCAAGCCGGTCGTCGAGACCCACGCCTACGAGAACCGCTTTGGCGAACTCAATCACCTGAGCGGTAACACTCACGATCTGAAAGTAACCGGGAACCATCGGTTTCTTGTCTCCGACGAACGGGGCTGGGACGAACAGACACCGGAGGATTTCGAGTGGCAGGAGTACGACGATATTCCGGAGTACGAACGGTTCGCGTTCCCCCAGCATCGTCGGATAGAGGGAGATCGCCCTGAGACGTTCGATCTGGTCGACCACGTCGACGGCGGGAACGTCGTCGTCTACAGCGACGACGACCTGCGAGCGTTCAGGAGCCGGGTGCCAGACGACGTGACGGAATCGCTGGAACTCGTTCACGGCTCCTCGGCGGCAATGGGCGTACAGAAATCGATCGGCAAGTACCTCGTGCCGATCGAAACCTATCGAGCGCACCGGACTGTAATCGAGCAGCACGCCGACGATACGTTCCTCAAATACGCGCCACAGCACCGCGAGACCCCCTGCTCGTTCGAGATGGACGACTGGCTATCGCTGCTGGGCTGGTACGTCACCGAGGGGAGTGCCGACCGTGCAGCAGGCCGGGTGACGATCCATCAGAGCGATCCTGATGGCAGGGAAGCGATCCGCTCTCTCCTCGATCGAATGGGGATCAACTACAACACCGACGACCGCGGCATCAATATCTCCAACCAGTATCTGCTGAACTGGCTCGAGGACAACTGTGGGGACGGCTACGCGACCAAGCAACTCCCCGCGTGGGTGTTCGATCTCGACGGCGAACTACTCGAAGGATTGCTCGAAACGATGATTCGGGGGGACGGCTCCCGCACAGAATCGGGACTCGGCAAGTTCTGGACGAAAAGCGACCGACTCAAAGACGCCGCAGTAGACCTCGCGGTCCGCTGTGGGCACAAACCGACCGCATCGAAACAGGATGACGGAACGTGGTACGTCTCGGTCGGCAAACGCGGCTCGTTCAAAAAGGAGACCAACGCCACCGTCGAGGACCACGACGGCGACGTGTACTGCATCACAGCAAAGGACAATCACGCCGTCCTCGCCGGACGGAACGGGAACTTCCAGTGGGTCGGACAGTCCCTCTATCCGATGTGTATGGTGACGACGAACGCCTCGCCCGAGACGAAAGTCGATCCCGACGAGTACGGCGACGAGACCTACCGGGCACCCAACGGGACACACTTCCGCAAGGAGCCCGACGGGATCATCCGGGAGATGGTCGACGAACTGCTGACCGAGCGAGAGAACAAAAAGGAACTCCGAAACGAGCACGACCCCGACAGCGAAGCCTACGCGAGATACGACCAGCAGCAGGGAGCTGTCAAGGTTATTATGAACTGTTTCACGCCGGATACGGACGTTCTCACGCCCCGAGGCGTCGAGAACATCAGGGACCTCGACATTGGAGACGAGGTGTACTCCATCGATCCTGACACGCTGGAGATGGAGCGAAAACCGGTCGTCGAGACCCACGAGTATCCGGAGTATCGTGGGGAACTGGTCGACATCGAGACGAGCAAGATCGATCTCAGTGTGACGCCGAACCACCGGACGCTGGTCCGGAAAAACGACAGGAATGGGATCACCGAAGATGACTGGGGATTCGTCGAAGCGGGAGACCTCTACGAGTGTTGCAACTACGAAATGCCGTACGATTGGGATTTCGATCACGAATCCTGCCTCAACGACATGATCGACTTGGAGGAGCTGGTTCGTCGCCATACCAATACTCCACTGACAGCGACAGATGGTGGGACAAAGCTTGCAGCTAAGTATGGTAGTCCGAATGTTACCCGTCGTATCTCGACTGACTCTTTCCTCGAGCTAATGGCGTGGTACATTGCTGAAGGGAACGTCTACGAAGCCGACACCGCAAATTACCGGATCAAAATAGCACAGGAAGATTCGAAGAACCTAGAGCATATTGAATCATTGATTGATTCTGTTGCCGATTACCACTATGTCAATAACGGACGTTCTGTGAGTTTCTCCAGCCGAGTCTTAGCCGATTTACTTCGTGAACTCTGCGGTAGTGGCAGTAAAAAGAAACGTATCCCTGAGATGGTGTTCAAGGCCTCAAAAGAACGCAAAGAAGAGTTTCTTGACGTGTTGATTGAGGGCGATGGGGACCGCCAGAAGAACTCTTGGCGTTACTCAACTACGAGCAAACAGCTTCGTGACGACGTCCTACGGCTGTGTACACATCTCGGATTGACTGCAAGTTATAGCCGTGACAGTGATACGTGGCGAATCTACTGTACAGAAAACGGAAAGAACTCGTTCCGGATGCACAGGAGCGGGTCCCGAAGCACAGCAGAAAATGGCGTCTATTGTGTCACGGTTGCGGACAATAACACTCTGCTGGCCGGTCGGAACGGCACCTTCCAAAATGTCGGGAATTCTTTATACGGCGTACTTGGGTGGGATCGGTTCCGCCTGTACGACAAGGAAATGGGAGCAGCAGTAACTGCAACAGGACGTGAGGTGATCGAACATACTGAAGACGCCGCCAACGAGGCAGGACACGAAGTCGCATACGGGGACACTGACAGCGTCATGTTGGAAATCGGACATGTCCAACCCGACGACGTCGAAGCAGATGTCGTGGTTACCGATTCCATGCGTGAGAGCCACCCGGAAATGAGCGAAGAGGAGCTGGAATCGCTGGCAGCAACTATCGAAAAGGGGTACGAACTCGAAGAACAGATCAACGGGTCGTACGACGAGTTCGCTCTCGACCAGCTGAATGCCGAGCACCATCGCTTCCAGATCGAGTTCGAGAAGCTCTATCGACGGTTCTTCCAGGCGGGCAAAAAGAAACGCTATGCGGGCCACATCGTCTGGAAGGAGGGCAAAGACGTCGACGACATCGACATCACCGGCTTCGAGTACCAGCGTTCTGATATCGCACAGATCACCAAGGAAGTCCAGCTGGAGGTGATTACCCGGATCGTCCGCGGTGAGGATATCGAGGACGTCAAGACGTACGTCCACGACATCATTCAGGAAGTGCAGGCTGGCGAGGTTTCGCTGGACGAAATCGGGATTCCGGGCGGGATCGGCAAGAAACTCGACAACTACGACACCGACACAGCGCAGGTCCGGGGGGCGAAGTACGCCAACGAGCTGCTGGGGACGAACTTCTCCAGCGGCTCGAAGCCGAAACGGGTCTACCTGAAGAAGGTCCACCCCGATTACTTCGAGCGGATGGAGCGTGAGGAGGGCTTTGACCCACAGACAGACCTACTCTACGGAGAGTTCAAACGGGATCCGGACGTGATCTGTTTCGAGTACGACGATCAGATCCCAGAGGAGTTCGAAATCGACTACGACAAGATGCTCGACAAGACTCTCAAGGGGCCGATCGAGCGAGTACTCGAAGCGCTCGATATCTCGTGGTCGGAAGTAAAAAGCGGGCAGGAGCAGACGGGTCTTGGCGGGTTCATGTAG
- a CDS encoding MaoC family dehydratase, whose translation MTGRYYEEFEVGERIVHEKRRTISESDNQRFCDLTMNQQPLHLDAEFAEGTEFGERVVNGLYTMSLAVGLTIPETTDGTIVANLSYDDVEHPAPVFHGDTIRAETTVTGKRETSDGERGVVTMAVEVFNGDDEVVCRFDRTVLSEKRPGDIDAS comes from the coding sequence ATGACGGGCCGATACTACGAGGAGTTCGAGGTCGGCGAGCGGATCGTCCACGAGAAACGGCGCACGATCAGCGAGAGCGACAACCAGCGGTTCTGTGACCTGACGATGAACCAGCAGCCGCTCCACCTCGACGCCGAGTTCGCAGAGGGGACGGAGTTCGGCGAGCGTGTCGTCAACGGTCTCTACACGATGAGTCTCGCCGTCGGATTGACGATCCCCGAAACGACTGACGGAACGATCGTGGCGAACCTCTCGTATGACGATGTCGAACACCCTGCACCAGTGTTTCACGGCGATACGATACGGGCCGAGACGACCGTGACGGGCAAACGGGAGACCAGCGACGGCGAGCGCGGCGTCGTCACGATGGCTGTGGAGGTGTTCAACGGGGACGACGAGGTGGTCTGTCGGTTCGATCGGACGGTGCTCTCGGAGAAGCGACCGGGAGATATCGACGCGTCGTGA
- a CDS encoding glucodextranase DOMON-like domain-containing protein — translation MQRRTFITSLAAITGAAATGVPAAADHTENRSELDLETDDGSHHPGPPRFTHTGRGFVNPNFDEENIRDDLAPRNPDGDAEYEWSVVDAPSGSSATPTDAAVAEFEPDVPGEYTLELDAPDGTHELTVRVFPEEDEDDPRPRVDLDAEVVEGQVLLSANAMAPDREDIIDEQVDVEFYVDDRDKDVLAGDGTVSASAITEPVRIHAVAVGDRHSVSDMIKLVPEGDELHVEHPYKAPDWVENSIIYSIFTRRFPEQQLEDGTIVGETPGFDDIADRLDHLDELGVDVLWMTPFVPTDRGYGTSEALGGPHGYHKTDYFDVDPDLGTMEDFENMVEEAHNRDIKVVFDLVINHASENHPFFQAALDPSHDQHEKYYDWFRWDEDGNREAYYGWDGIPNLDHENPEVRQWCLDVVDFWAPKVDGFRSDIAWGVPNHFWKEIYQRVTEYDSDFFMLDETLPYAEEFGAGGFDVHYDNHLHGALGAAAEGTAEEILEAYEDRFRNGAHPESLFMQYIENHDTDRYLEQHGFMAQLAAGTATFTLPGVPMIYYGQETGLTDWREPMNWGDFDENMLEFYQQLVDLRKSHPALQHRARVERIDYEADSDSTLAYARYDPETDRRVVVLLDFSDDSQTVRIGDYVESENLITGDDAGLDVNEQHDYIEVDVATGIVLEADEPTDFSLPGNVIAEFEQPEGTDFGPGNYTYPATEEIPEGEFDLAGVAIEETDETFRFEFEFHNEVSNPWDNDSGVSHQHIQVYLNDPDAEGGASEARTGVNAEFAAPYQHVLTAGPGEHTVYDADGDIVGEEGDYNYDPEEAPNTIVVEFEKHAIDYLPEAGMAVTVMSYDGYGDGGVRAVESEASEWQFGGAEHGTAPNVIDLLTAEDVDNEDALAYDEDSHAQLPYVALGDEEIDEEDGEGEDDDADDEDDGLPGFGVAAGAAGVAGGAVYAANRVLGAEENAEE, via the coding sequence GTGCAACGAAGAACATTCATCACCAGTCTCGCGGCAATCACCGGTGCGGCGGCTACCGGCGTGCCAGCCGCGGCGGACCACACGGAGAACCGATCGGAGCTCGATCTGGAGACAGACGACGGCTCCCATCACCCTGGCCCACCGCGGTTTACCCATACTGGCCGCGGGTTCGTGAACCCGAACTTCGACGAGGAGAACATCCGTGATGACCTCGCGCCGCGAAACCCCGACGGCGACGCCGAATACGAGTGGTCGGTCGTCGACGCCCCATCCGGCTCGTCCGCAACGCCGACTGACGCCGCTGTTGCCGAGTTCGAACCGGACGTTCCCGGTGAGTACACGCTCGAACTCGACGCGCCCGACGGGACGCACGAGCTGACCGTCCGCGTGTTCCCCGAGGAAGACGAAGATGACCCGCGTCCGCGCGTTGATCTCGATGCCGAAGTCGTCGAGGGACAGGTGCTGCTTTCGGCGAACGCGATGGCCCCCGACCGTGAGGACATCATCGACGAGCAGGTCGACGTGGAGTTCTACGTCGACGATCGGGACAAAGACGTGCTCGCAGGCGACGGAACAGTCTCCGCCTCAGCGATCACCGAACCAGTCCGGATCCATGCGGTTGCTGTCGGCGACCGCCATTCTGTGTCCGACATGATCAAGCTCGTTCCCGAGGGTGACGAGCTACACGTCGAACACCCATACAAAGCGCCCGACTGGGTCGAAAACTCGATTATCTACTCTATCTTCACGCGGCGCTTCCCCGAACAGCAACTCGAAGACGGTACGATCGTCGGCGAGACACCCGGCTTCGACGACATCGCTGACCGACTCGACCATCTCGACGAACTCGGCGTCGACGTCCTGTGGATGACGCCCTTTGTCCCGACCGACCGCGGGTACGGTACTTCGGAGGCACTCGGCGGCCCCCACGGCTACCACAAGACCGACTACTTCGACGTGGACCCGGATCTGGGGACGATGGAGGACTTCGAGAACATGGTCGAGGAGGCCCACAACCGCGACATCAAGGTGGTCTTCGATCTCGTCATCAACCACGCCTCGGAGAACCATCCGTTCTTCCAGGCGGCGCTCGATCCGAGCCACGATCAACACGAGAAGTACTACGACTGGTTCCGCTGGGACGAGGACGGCAATCGCGAGGCGTACTACGGCTGGGACGGGATTCCGAACCTTGATCACGAAAACCCCGAAGTCCGGCAGTGGTGTCTCGACGTCGTCGACTTCTGGGCACCGAAAGTGGACGGGTTCCGCTCCGACATCGCGTGGGGCGTTCCTAACCACTTCTGGAAGGAGATCTACCAGCGGGTCACCGAGTACGACTCCGACTTCTTCATGCTCGACGAGACGCTGCCCTACGCAGAGGAGTTCGGTGCAGGCGGCTTCGACGTCCACTACGACAATCACCTGCACGGCGCGCTTGGCGCTGCCGCCGAGGGAACGGCCGAGGAGATCCTCGAAGCCTACGAGGACCGGTTCCGGAACGGCGCACATCCCGAGTCGCTGTTCATGCAGTACATCGAGAACCACGACACGGACCGGTATCTCGAACAGCACGGCTTCATGGCACAGCTGGCTGCCGGGACGGCGACGTTCACCCTCCCCGGCGTCCCGATGATCTACTACGGGCAGGAGACCGGCCTGACCGACTGGCGCGAACCGATGAACTGGGGCGACTTCGACGAGAACATGCTGGAGTTCTACCAGCAGCTCGTCGACCTGCGCAAATCCCATCCGGCGCTCCAGCATCGCGCCCGCGTCGAGCGGATCGACTACGAGGCCGATTCGGACTCCACCCTCGCGTACGCACGCTACGATCCCGAGACGGACCGACGCGTCGTCGTGCTGCTTGATTTCAGTGACGACTCACAGACCGTCCGGATCGGCGACTACGTCGAATCGGAAAACCTCATCACTGGCGACGATGCCGGGCTCGACGTCAACGAGCAACACGACTACATCGAGGTTGACGTCGCGACGGGGATCGTCCTCGAAGCGGACGAACCGACCGACTTCAGCCTGCCCGGCAACGTCATCGCGGAGTTCGAACAGCCCGAAGGAACCGACTTCGGCCCTGGCAACTACACCTACCCCGCTACCGAAGAGATTCCCGAGGGCGAGTTCGATCTCGCGGGCGTTGCCATCGAAGAAACCGACGAGACGTTCCGCTTCGAGTTCGAGTTCCACAACGAGGTGTCGAACCCGTGGGACAACGACAGCGGCGTCTCACACCAGCACATCCAGGTGTACCTCAACGATCCGGACGCAGAGGGCGGGGCATCGGAGGCTCGAACCGGCGTCAACGCCGAGTTCGCCGCCCCCTACCAGCACGTTCTGACTGCCGGCCCGGGCGAGCACACCGTCTACGATGCCGACGGAGACATCGTCGGTGAAGAGGGCGACTACAACTACGACCCCGAGGAGGCTCCCAACACCATCGTCGTCGAGTTCGAGAAGCACGCGATCGATTACCTGCCCGAAGCTGGCATGGCCGTGACCGTCATGAGCTACGACGGCTACGGCGACGGCGGCGTTCGTGCGGTCGAATCCGAGGCCAGCGAGTGGCAGTTCGGCGGCGCGGAACACGGCACGGCCCCGAACGTCATCGACCTGCTAACCGCCGAGGACGTCGACAACGAGGACGCACTCGCGTACGACGAGGATAGCCACGCACAGCTCCCCTACGTCGCGCTCGGTGACGAGGAGATTGACGAGGAAGACGGAGAGGGCGAAGACGACGACGCTGATGACGAAGATGACGGACTGCCCGGCTTTGGCGTTGCCGCCGGTGCGGCGGGCGTCGCAGGCGGAGCGGTTTACGCCGCGAACCGCGTGCTCGGTGCCGAAGAGAACGCAGAGGAGTGA
- a CDS encoding ComEC/Rec2 family competence protein translates to MRRALLVVCVSLLLVTAGCVGDIPVDAADDEQTASLGDTEDEATEPLDDAVELHHIDVGQGDATLLIEPGGETMLIDTGDWRQDGEEVLAYLDEQDVERIDHLVATHGHADHIGGHEAVIDHYEQEGGGIGTAYDSGVAHTSQTYERYLDAIERHDVDLRLVEDGDSFAFGETTVEVYNPPAGDSGTDLHENSVALSVEIGGTSYLTTGDAERDAEQRMVDAHGDELDAEIYQAGHHGSSTSSTEPFLDAVEPEVAVISSALDSQYGHPHDEVMESFADRDIETYWTGVHGDVVVYTDGEETTVTAEHEETTDPDELVEHKPEDDSSAIAPPDTQAPVAPMIHR, encoded by the coding sequence ATGCGCCGCGCGCTTCTCGTCGTCTGCGTCAGCCTCCTGCTCGTCACGGCAGGCTGTGTCGGCGACATCCCCGTCGATGCAGCCGATGATGAACAGACCGCGTCCCTCGGCGATACCGAGGATGAAGCGACCGAACCACTCGACGACGCTGTCGAACTCCACCACATCGACGTCGGACAGGGCGACGCAACTCTGCTGATCGAACCGGGTGGGGAAACCATGCTGATCGACACCGGAGACTGGCGACAGGACGGCGAAGAGGTCCTCGCCTATCTCGACGAACAGGATGTCGAGCGGATCGATCACCTCGTGGCGACCCACGGCCACGCCGACCACATCGGCGGCCACGAGGCCGTGATCGATCACTACGAGCAGGAGGGTGGCGGGATCGGCACCGCCTACGATAGCGGCGTGGCTCACACCTCACAGACGTACGAACGGTATCTCGACGCCATCGAGCGCCACGATGTCGACCTCCGACTCGTCGAGGACGGCGATAGCTTCGCGTTCGGCGAGACGACCGTCGAAGTGTACAACCCACCTGCAGGCGATTCAGGTACTGATCTTCACGAGAACAGCGTCGCGCTGTCGGTCGAAATCGGCGGGACGAGCTATCTAACGACCGGCGACGCCGAGCGTGACGCCGAACAACGGATGGTCGATGCACACGGGGATGAACTCGACGCAGAGATCTATCAGGCCGGCCATCACGGCTCCTCGACCAGCTCGACCGAGCCGTTCCTCGATGCCGTCGAGCCCGAGGTCGCAGTGATCTCCAGCGCGCTCGATAGCCAGTATGGCCACCCCCACGACGAGGTCATGGAGTCGTTTGCCGACCGTGACATCGAAACCTACTGGACCGGCGTCCACGGCGATGTCGTTGTCTATACCGATGGCGAGGAGACGACCGTCACGGCCGAACACGAAGAGACCACCGACCCGGATGAGTTGGTAGAACACAAGCCCGAGGACGACAGTAGTGCGATCGCTCCACCCGACACTCAAGCCCCTGTCGCGCCTATGATCCACCGATGA
- a CDS encoding DUF3006 family protein, translating into MSETYDAVLDRIVDGEHATLLLEADDAVVDEYVIDVMEVPEDGRHEGAVFHAVVRDERIAELTYRQEETTKRTENAQDRLDRLSRPLSDEEN; encoded by the coding sequence ATGAGTGAAACGTACGATGCCGTCCTCGACCGGATCGTCGATGGCGAACACGCAACACTCCTGCTCGAAGCCGACGATGCAGTCGTCGACGAGTACGTGATAGACGTGATGGAGGTGCCCGAGGACGGACGTCACGAGGGGGCGGTGTTTCACGCCGTCGTCAGGGATGAGCGGATCGCCGAGCTCACGTATCGGCAAGAAGAGACGACGAAGCGAACGGAGAACGCACAGGATCGGCTCGATCGACTCTCTCGGCCACTCTCGGATGAGGAGAACTAG